A stretch of DNA from Synechococcus sp. PROS-9-1:
GGTCTTGTGATCCTGCGCAGCTGGAGCGAACGCATCAGTAGGAACGGTTGGTTGCTGACTGATCGGATGGCGTTGGCGGATGCGGCCCTATGGCCCTTTGTACGGCAGTGGCGCCTGGCCGATGCGGGTGGATTTGATGCTGATCCTCACTTGACCCCGTTGCGGGAGTGGCTCATGCGCTTTCTCGATGACCCGATGATGCAACGGTTGATGCAACGTGCTGATCCCTGGTGGCCAGGTGGAATCGAACCGATCTTTCCCGCTGATGCCATTGCGATTCCCATGGATCAACCGCTGTTTCATCTCGCCTTGGAATCCGATTGGCAGGATGCTGTAAAGCGAGGCGACTATCGCGTTTCAACGCGCGGCTTGTCCCTCGAGCAGGTGGGATTCATTCATCTGTCTTGGCAAGAGCAGGTGCAAGCCACGTTTGACCGGTTTTATGCAGACGCTGGTGCCGTCCTAACGCTCAGAATCGATCCAAAGCTGGTGTCTGCCCCCCTACGAGCAGATGCCATTCATACAGGCGTGCTTTTCCCCCATCTGTATGGCCCACTTCCCATTGCCTCGGTGGTCGAGGTGAGCCCTTTCTCTTCTCTGCCCGCGTGCTGATGCTCAATGATTTAGAAGCTCAAGCACGAGAACGTGGCTTGTTGCTGCGCCTCAAAGTTGGACGCCCCCTAGGGCTGTGGAGTTTGCGCTTGGTGGTGGCTGAACAGCTTGCTGCTGATCGCTTGCAACTCCAGGGCGAGATGAAAGCCTGGGCCTATGGCGCCACGACTGGATTGCAGCTCGACACGATGCGAGTTCGGCCCCAAGCTCCTGCTGGGACGGGAGATCTGATCTGGGCTGCCACCATGGCTTGGGCGCTTGAGTCCACCCCTTGCCTGAGGGCCAGGTTGTTGGCGATCCGCGATGCAGAGGGTCAGCATCGGCGTTTGGTGCGCTATTTCCAGCAACGTGGCTTCAGCACGGTGCATGAGGTGGAGGCCGCTGTTTGGGACTTGCCTCTGAGGATGGTTTGGGGTGGTGCTGGTGCGCTGATGACGGCGGATTGTGCCGAGGTGCAGCAGCGAGCTGATCAGCGCTGGTCGGCTCAGTCGCCCGCCGCGTGATAGCTGCTGCGGACCAATGGCCCACTGCGCACTTGCGTAAAACCCAGGTCGGTGGCAATGGCGCCAAGCTCTGCAAATTCCGTGGGATGCCAGTAACGCGCTACGGGGATATGGGCCAAGGATGGTCTGAGGTACTGGCCGAGTGTGATTCGCTGACAATCCACACTGCGTAGGTCTTTCAAGGTGTCGACAACTTCATCCTTGCTCTCGCCCAAGCCAAGCATCAGGCCGCTTTTGGTGGGTATTGATGGGGCAAGTTCTCTGGCCGCGGCAAGCAGCCCAAGCGAGCGGGTGTAAGTCGCTCCACGGCGGACTTCTGCTTGAAGTCGCTTCACCGTTTCAAGATTGTGGTTGAAACAAATGGGCTGTGCCTTCAGAACAGTGGCTAGGCGTTGCTGTTGAGCTTGGAGGGCTTTGGCTTGATCGGCCACACCGCCCCAGAAGTCTGGGGTGAGCACCTCGATGGCGATCAAGGGATTGCGGGCACGGATCGCCGCCATCGCGTTCGTAAACAAGCTGGCCCCATGGTCTTCAAGGTCATCGCGGGCTACGGCCGTGAGGACCACGTAGCGGAGTCCCATGCGAAGCACGGCTTCTGCCACCCGTTCCCCTTCCTCAGGGTTTACGGCTTCGGGCGCACGGCCTTTA
This window harbors:
- a CDS encoding DUF952 domain-containing protein; its protein translation is MLPILYSFRRCPYAMRARWALLQAGLMVHWREIELKAKPAAMLEASPKGTVPVLVLADGSVIDESLEIMLWALQQADPRGVLEAEDSAVLIEQNDGSLKHHLDRFKYTDRYPGASKEDHRLAGLVILRSWSERISRNGWLLTDRMALADAALWPFVRQWRLADAGGFDADPHLTPLREWLMRFLDDPMMQRLMQRADPWWPGGIEPIFPADAIAIPMDQPLFHLALESDWQDAVKRGDYRVSTRGLSLEQVGFIHLSWQEQVQATFDRFYADAGAVLTLRIDPKLVSAPLRADAIHTGVLFPHLYGPLPIASVVEVSPFSSLPAC
- the lipA gene encoding lipoyl synthase, encoding MSRYSGIRPSERLPEWLRRPIGNASAIEQVQTLVKQNGLNTICEEGRCPNRGECYAAGTATFLLGGSICTRSCAFCQVDKGRAPEAVNPEEGERVAEAVLRMGLRYVVLTAVARDDLEDHGASLFTNAMAAIRARNPLIAIEVLTPDFWGGVADQAKALQAQQQRLATVLKAQPICFNHNLETVKRLQAEVRRGATYTRSLGLLAAARELAPSIPTKSGLMLGLGESKDEVVDTLKDLRSVDCQRITLGQYLRPSLAHIPVARYWHPTEFAELGAIATDLGFTQVRSGPLVRSSYHAAGD